ACAGCTTTTATGTAAAattaatttttggcaaaaagcaaTGGTTCTTAAAAGTGTTGAACATGAAATTTTCTTCCTAGGATATTTCTGAAAGCATGCCTTACCTCCTGGTTCCTAATGCTGTATATTAATGGGTTGAGCATTGAGGTCAGGACTACATAGAACACAGAGGCCATTTGGTCTAGCTGAGGATTCTGCCTAGAGCTTGGCCGTGCATACATAAAGCTACTACATCCATAGAAAATGGTGATAACCATAAGGTGTGATGTACAAGTAGAAAAAGCTTTCCTACGGCTTGAAGCAGAGCGGTTCCTTAAAATGGTGACCAGGATATAAGTGTAGGAAGTGAGTACAGTTAGGATTGTAACTGTTATGTTGAaccctacaaaaacaaatattagTAGGTCATTAAGACTGACATCAGAGCAAGAAAGAGCAAGAAGGGGAGGAGTATCACAATAAAAATTGTTAACAATGTTTGGGCCACAGTAGGACAGTCTAGATGCAGCCATTGTGTGTATGAAAGCATTAACGATCCAAGCTGTGTAGGAAATCGCTATCAGCTGAACACACTTCCTTTGGGACATTGTGATGAAGTAGAGTAGTGGATTGCAGATTGCCACGTAGCGATCATAGGCCATCACAGCTAGAAGGTAGCACTCTGTGGTGGCACAAACGGCATAAAAGTAAAGCTGTGTAAAGCAACTTGCAAAAGAAATGGACTTCTTCTCttttaagagattggacaataGTTTTGGggtcacagttgttaaataacaGGTATCCAGGAAAGATAAGCTGGTAAGGAAAAAGTACATTGGTGTGTGGAGTTGAGGACTGATTCTGATTAAGACAATCATGCCCACGTTTCCCATCAGGGTGATGACATAAATAGCAAGAAATGCCACAAAAAGGATCAGCTGTAACTGTGGGTCCTCTGACAACCCAGTGAGTAtgatggtctgatgccatgtagggctttataggtcataaccaacactttgaattgtgaccggaaactgatcggcaatcaatgcagaggTAGTCCTCAAGATTATAACATTTGCATtcatgattgattgtttgattgatattGGGTGGCAGGAGCAcatatcactgtgcactgtttttgtgctgcgtgtatttatttactactataaaaatcaatatttttttttaaaaaaaagattataaaatttgCAGTATAATGCAGCCCTGCCTATCACACCAAcatattggttgattgattccccctggtgattcctgtgggaaaatgcGTACCGACAAACACAGTGGAAAGGTGGAAGGATGTAGTGGTCTTTAAGTTTGGTGAAGAGCTCTTCCCACGTTACCAGTATTGGGATCCTATCGGTGCACTTGACTCCATAGCACTGGTaaggaaaatggagctgtgcatgcagttcCATATGACCAGCGGTTGGGCATGTGCGcctgcgtgagatttggcttctgcgcatgtccaggaagccaaatctcatacgaGGATGTTTGcgtgcacaagattttgcttatttttggtggttttttgattctgcgcatgcacagaagcaaagaaataaccaaacattgccaaaatcttgtgcaTGAAAGCATTCTCATGCaatatttggcttcctgcgcatatgCTGGATAGGCCACAatgctcaagtctgtcaagattcttcagaACCAGCTATTCCCCTCAGCTTGGTGTTGCCTGTAACCCTGATGAACTTCCATTCTATACCCTGATCTGGATAATTTATGAATATGTAGAAGAGTACTGCGCCCCAAACAGAACCTTGAAGTACCGCACTTCCTCCATATAGATGTAGTTACATTAAGGATTTTATGCTAAGTGCAGTTGTTCAGTCCACTGCAAATCAATTTGGTGGTGGTACTACATTGTTCTATATTAGCAAGAAGTAGGCTGtaatctactttgtcaaatgccttatttacaaacttttctaacaTGGAtgggtatttttaaaaacatattttgacCTGCATTCCTGTTCTCTCTCCCACTGTACTGCTTTTGATGGATGgggctatttttttccttttgtgtaaagacagatgtcACCTTCTTGCTCTTTTCTCCAATTAGAGGACTAATCATTTTGTTGATTCCTTACCTTTCTTATATATTGAAATAAACtcttttttggttatttttggCATTTGTTGCAAGTCTTAGTTCTTTCCTGACCTCAGGCATCCTGACTTCAACCATGAAAATTCACGCTGTTTGCTAGTATTCTTTATATGtccctctttccactttttaagcTTGTCCTTTTTGTGCCTCAGTTTGTCAGAAAGCTCTCAAGACCATTTTGGCTCCTTTCCCTaggatattgtttttgtttggacctttaatatttcattcttcagAGTTTGCCATGCATCCTGAAATTTTTTTCCTTCTAGTATTTCTATCCATGGAATCCTTATTCTCAATTTTAGTTTTCTGGAATCAGTTCTCTTAAAGTCTAGAACATTGGTCTGACCCTTTTCAGTTACCTATGTCTGCATTATGGGATGCTTCCCTAGAGTTCCTATAGTTTCCATTCCCTCAATCATTTCATCTCCTCAATCATttcaaggactcaagacccaccccaccactaaaaggacccaacaacaaagaatactatGATGAATCAActaaagctaacctcttcaacacattatttggctcagtcattgtaaacagcaacggctcatccccaaaattcacTAGTTGCACCTCAAATACTCACAACGacttaacccaaatagacttcacagaagaCAACGTCAGAAAAGCActatgtgaccttaaac
This genomic window from Erythrolamprus reginae isolate rEryReg1 chromosome 1, rEryReg1.hap1, whole genome shotgun sequence contains:
- the LOC139165886 gene encoding olfactory receptor 5AP2-like; this encodes MPETIILTGLSEDPQLQLILFVAFLAIYVITLMGNVGMIVLIRISPQLHTPMYFFLTSLSFLDTCYLTTVTPKLLSNLLKEKKSISFASCFTQLYFYAVCATTECYLLAVMAYDRYVAICNPLLYFITMSQRKCVQLIAISYTAWIVNAFIHTMAASRLSYCGPNIVNNFYCDTPPLLALSCSDVSLNDLLIFVFVGFNITVTILTVLTSYTYILVTILRNRSASSRRKAFSTCTSHLMVITIFYGCSSFMYARPSSRQNPQLDQMASVFYVVLTSMLNPLIYSIRNQEVRHAFRNILGRKFHVQHF